One genomic segment of Kiritimatiella glycovorans includes these proteins:
- a CDS encoding beta-L-arabinofuranosidase domain-containing protein, whose product MNVRGIIGWVAGALALPAMVSCVHQETMDLPMYTLLKTGEVRPAGWIAEQMRMDLHEGMVGDYSNISENVTQNLFAKQDRKPGVRVKGNRGHMEKAWWAGEHEGYWMDAMTRMSILTQDETFLPRVEAWVERIIDRAEQTGYIGVYSPEARFPDRGYDGELWTQSRVFQALLAWYEYTGDKRVLEAVESTVRKTVDHYREYGTYFGRPDPDGGVTHAVGYMDTLEWLYRLTGESWYAEAAAWLYADYAQSDVFSDLNPEALLDVDRPWEYHAPHVAEGLHMPAVVHCFTGNPHLDRAAANVLAKLDTHTNPGGSLVAGKLENIAATPGGGGEAGEYCAMTESVQTLNRYLMYEGDLHCGDWSEKCTLNAAQGARFHPANRAVIYLARDNRLRADDPEKHGGRELFSGSHSAAACCTLNAMRILPYYVEGMWLRSTKRPELIANLYGPCTVDTEVDGVAVRIEERTGYPFSDRITFVLKPEREVEFSLVLRRPPNCGEIRIEAGEDARVVRSSQDVYVRKRWSAGDTVEVDWDFRVAGRLQHDETQAYYEWGPLVFALPIPERREVLEEITTNSGDPSGYFEYAIRPESDEGWRYRIDKEAEFKRVELPDGDAERPWAHPPIGLKGTLLDAEGVRREVTLKPLGSTILRRTTFPISAELADAEARDEDEDTYQGTGGEGDPMRDF is encoded by the coding sequence ATGAACGTACGAGGGATTATAGGGTGGGTCGCGGGGGCGCTGGCGCTTCCGGCGATGGTGTCCTGTGTTCATCAGGAGACTATGGATTTGCCAATGTATACTTTACTCAAGACAGGCGAGGTCAGGCCTGCGGGATGGATCGCCGAACAGATGCGCATGGATCTCCACGAGGGCATGGTCGGCGACTACAGCAACATATCCGAGAACGTAACTCAGAACTTGTTTGCGAAGCAGGACCGGAAACCGGGCGTGCGGGTCAAGGGAAACCGCGGCCACATGGAGAAGGCATGGTGGGCCGGCGAGCATGAGGGCTACTGGATGGACGCGATGACGCGCATGTCGATCCTCACACAGGACGAGACCTTCCTGCCCCGCGTCGAAGCATGGGTCGAGCGAATTATCGACCGCGCGGAACAGACCGGCTATATCGGTGTGTATTCACCGGAAGCGCGGTTTCCGGACCGGGGTTATGACGGCGAGCTGTGGACACAGAGCCGCGTTTTTCAGGCCCTGCTGGCCTGGTACGAGTACACGGGGGATAAACGGGTGCTTGAGGCGGTCGAGTCGACGGTACGCAAGACGGTCGATCACTACCGCGAATACGGGACGTACTTCGGACGGCCCGACCCCGATGGCGGCGTCACACATGCGGTCGGCTACATGGACACGCTCGAGTGGCTCTACCGCCTGACCGGCGAGAGCTGGTATGCCGAAGCGGCGGCCTGGCTTTACGCCGATTACGCCCAGTCCGACGTGTTTTCGGACCTCAACCCGGAGGCGCTGCTCGATGTGGACCGGCCATGGGAATATCACGCCCCCCATGTGGCGGAGGGCCTGCACATGCCCGCTGTGGTTCATTGCTTTACGGGAAACCCCCATCTCGATCGGGCCGCCGCGAACGTGCTCGCGAAGCTGGATACCCATACGAATCCCGGCGGCAGCCTTGTGGCGGGTAAGCTGGAGAATATTGCAGCGACGCCGGGAGGAGGCGGGGAGGCCGGTGAGTATTGCGCCATGACTGAATCCGTCCAGACCCTGAATCGTTACCTCATGTACGAAGGAGATCTGCACTGCGGGGACTGGAGTGAGAAATGCACGCTCAATGCGGCGCAGGGTGCACGCTTTCATCCCGCGAACCGCGCCGTCATCTATCTCGCCCGCGACAACCGGCTGAGGGCGGATGACCCCGAAAAACACGGCGGGCGAGAACTCTTTTCCGGAAGTCACAGCGCGGCGGCATGCTGCACGCTGAACGCCATGCGTATTCTGCCCTATTACGTTGAGGGCATGTGGCTGCGTTCAACAAAACGCCCGGAATTGATCGCGAACCTCTACGGACCCTGCACGGTGGATACGGAGGTCGACGGCGTTGCGGTCAGGATCGAGGAGCGCACCGGCTATCCGTTCAGCGACCGCATTACGTTTGTGTTGAAGCCGGAACGCGAGGTCGAGTTCTCCCTCGTGCTGCGCCGCCCCCCGAACTGCGGTGAAATCCGTATCGAGGCCGGAGAAGACGCGCGCGTCGTGCGCAGCAGTCAGGATGTCTACGTCAGGAAACGCTGGAGCGCGGGCGACACGGTTGAGGTCGACTGGGATTTCCGGGTCGCCGGACGCCTGCAGCACGACGAAACCCAGGCGTACTATGAGTGGGGCCCGCTGGTTTTCGCGCTCCCGATCCCGGAGCGGCGGGAGGTGCTCGAGGAGATTACGACGAACAGCGGCGATCCGTCCGGCTATTTCGAATATGCGATCCGTCCCGAATCGGACGAGGGCTGGCGCTACCGGATCGATAAGGAAGCCGAGTTCAAACGGGTTGAGCTTCCGGACGGCGACGCCGAGCGGCCCTGGGCGCATCCCCCGATCGGCCTGAAGGGAACCTTGCTCGACGCCGAGGGCGTACGGCGGGAGGTGACGCTCAAGCCGCTCGGAAGCACCATCCTCCGCCGCACGACCTTTCCGATCAGCGCTGAACTGGCGGATGCCGAGGCGCGGGACGAGGACGAAGATACGTACCAGGGCACCGGCGGCGAAGGGGATCCGATGCGCGATTTCTGA
- a CDS encoding glycosyl hydrolase family 28-related protein — protein sequence MKRNEIRRLPYIAAAVLLAATLPAWAMKDVNVAQYGARGNEHRDDTAAIQKALDEVMAAGGGRVFFPQGDYIITAPLKVKAPNSVTKSTEIRLALEGHGAGLSRLMLKDGDGLIHIQTPRNGMNVTVRDLSLMAGNPDAGTALSIVNPALGVRVERSALIERVTIEGIYRDSYFTKGIVLDGQWRALVRNVTVKGAQTESMDDESAMFAMKTGIEQNGFYGGRYVDCFVSHADTAYSWVAEQNGEGFVIIGSVADCCRVGAIISTPEQEPGGALYNSRIRARDSGLIIDHKRLLAVVGNTFEPLSEHGGYPYADVRMSNCWAIQINGNRFIGPAKNRAHVVVEGRGESKRYVIMPFSRYIQINDNEFVLPPEKAVAYEGEEIFAVYTDNNRVQGGGKK from the coding sequence ATGAAGAGAAACGAAATAAGAAGACTTCCATACATCGCCGCGGCGGTCCTGTTGGCCGCCACGCTTCCGGCGTGGGCGATGAAGGATGTGAACGTGGCCCAGTACGGGGCGCGCGGAAACGAACACCGCGACGATACGGCCGCCATTCAGAAGGCGCTCGACGAGGTGATGGCCGCCGGCGGCGGGCGCGTATTCTTCCCGCAGGGCGATTACATCATCACCGCTCCGCTGAAGGTCAAGGCGCCGAACTCCGTGACGAAATCGACCGAGATTCGCCTGGCGCTGGAGGGGCACGGCGCGGGCCTGTCCCGGTTGATGTTGAAAGACGGCGATGGTCTGATCCACATCCAGACGCCGCGCAACGGGATGAACGTGACGGTTCGCGATCTCAGTCTCATGGCCGGAAACCCCGATGCAGGGACGGCGCTGAGCATCGTCAATCCCGCGCTCGGCGTGCGCGTCGAGCGCAGCGCGCTGATTGAGCGGGTGACGATCGAGGGCATCTACCGCGATAGCTATTTCACGAAGGGGATTGTGCTCGACGGGCAGTGGCGTGCGCTCGTGCGCAATGTGACGGTCAAGGGGGCTCAGACGGAGTCCATGGACGATGAGTCGGCGATGTTCGCGATGAAGACCGGGATCGAGCAGAACGGGTTTTACGGCGGGCGCTACGTCGACTGTTTCGTCAGCCATGCCGACACAGCCTACAGCTGGGTGGCCGAACAGAACGGAGAGGGGTTCGTCATCATCGGGTCCGTCGCCGACTGCTGCCGTGTGGGGGCCATTATTTCCACCCCGGAACAGGAGCCCGGCGGCGCGCTGTACAATTCGCGTATACGGGCCCGTGACAGCGGACTGATCATCGATCACAAGCGGCTGCTGGCCGTTGTCGGCAACACCTTCGAGCCGTTGAGCGAGCACGGCGGCTATCCGTACGCGGATGTGCGGATGTCCAATTGCTGGGCGATCCAGATCAACGGCAACCGGTTTATCGGTCCGGCGAAAAACCGGGCCCATGTCGTGGTAGAGGGCCGGGGCGAATCGAAGCGGTACGTGATCATGCCGTTCAGCCGGTATATTCAAATCAATGACAACGAGTTCGTGCTGCCGCCTGAGAAGGCCGTGGCGTACGAAGGCGAAGAGATCTTTGCCGTCTACACCGACAACAACCGCGTACAGGGTGGAGGGAAGAAATGA